The Lysobacter sp. HDW10 genome window below encodes:
- the msrA gene encoding peptide-methionine (S)-S-oxide reductase MsrA codes for MTGIGAYKQRMVAAEQALQGRATEMPISNRHHVHGRPLKTGAEDGLEVAQFGMGCFWGVERLFWQMDGVITTASGYAGGFTPNPTYEEVCTGETGHLEVVRVVFDPKIISYAQLLKAFWESHNPTQGMRQGNDLGTQYRSAIHATTEAQFEAAKASAVAYTNALADHSVRDGMTTEIVYPAPTFYYAEEMHQQYLSKNPDGYCGLKGTGVSCPITY; via the coding sequence ATGACAGGCATTGGTGCCTACAAGCAGCGTATGGTGGCGGCGGAACAGGCGCTGCAGGGCCGCGCAACTGAAATGCCGATTAGCAACCGACACCATGTCCACGGCCGACCCCTGAAAACGGGTGCGGAAGACGGTTTGGAAGTCGCGCAGTTCGGTATGGGCTGCTTTTGGGGCGTTGAGCGCCTGTTCTGGCAAATGGACGGCGTCATCACCACGGCGTCCGGTTACGCGGGCGGATTTACGCCAAACCCGACCTATGAAGAGGTGTGCACCGGCGAAACGGGCCACTTGGAAGTGGTTCGGGTGGTTTTTGATCCAAAAATCATCTCTTATGCGCAATTGCTGAAGGCATTCTGGGAATCGCACAACCCCACGCAAGGGATGCGCCAAGGCAATGACCTCGGCACGCAATACCGCTCTGCGATCCACGCAACGACCGAAGCGCAGTTTGAAGCGGCCAAAGCCAGCGCCGTGGCGTATACGAATGCTTTGGCAGATCACAGCGTTCGAGATGGAATGACCACGGAGATCGTCTATCCGGCGCCCACGTTCTATTACGCGGAAGAGATGCATCAGCAATACCTGTCAAAGAATCCAGACGGCTATTGCGGCCTGAAGGGTACCGGCGTTTCCTGCCCAATCACCTACTGA
- a CDS encoding DMT family transporter, producing MLKDVSRSALLPLLLGASIIGTNALMVKMADMPPTVSAFWRMAISSVILVGVLKMQGGWKPMSPRAWVWSIIPGIAFSIDLWMWHRSIHIVGPGISTLLANTQVFFVAVASVVFFKDRLDWRYASGVLLAFFGLWLLLGGDWDKLSGDYHWGVFLGLATGLAYAFYNVGIKKTQQISEASNLQISDMQILLIAAVISSVMLGIFGFMGGEQFAFKSVPSFAYILALAVFGHCLAWVLISRAMRLLPIAVLGLLLLFQPIVAYMLDVVLFQIETTPRQWIGILVTLVGIFAAGLKPSSK from the coding sequence ATGCTGAAAGATGTCTCCCGTTCGGCCCTGCTGCCCTTGTTGCTGGGCGCCTCGATCATCGGCACGAATGCGTTGATGGTGAAGATGGCAGATATGCCGCCCACCGTGTCTGCGTTTTGGCGCATGGCCATTTCGTCGGTCATTTTGGTTGGTGTGCTGAAGATGCAGGGCGGTTGGAAACCGATGTCACCGCGTGCATGGGTGTGGAGCATCATTCCAGGCATCGCGTTTTCCATCGATTTATGGATGTGGCATCGAAGCATTCATATCGTGGGGCCCGGCATTTCCACCTTGTTAGCGAATACGCAGGTGTTCTTTGTCGCGGTCGCAAGTGTGGTGTTCTTTAAAGACCGATTGGATTGGCGCTACGCCTCAGGCGTCTTGTTGGCTTTCTTCGGCTTATGGCTGTTGTTAGGCGGTGACTGGGACAAACTGTCGGGTGACTATCATTGGGGCGTATTTTTAGGGCTAGCAACTGGCTTGGCCTATGCCTTCTACAACGTTGGCATCAAAAAGACGCAGCAAATCTCTGAAGCGTCGAATCTGCAAATCAGTGATATGCAAATCCTGCTTATTGCGGCAGTGATTTCAAGTGTGATGCTGGGCATTTTTGGTTTCATGGGCGGCGAACAGTTTGCGTTTAAGTCCGTGCCATCGTTCGCGTACATTTTGGCCTTGGCAGTCTTTGGTCACTGCTTGGCTTGGGTACTGATCTCTCGTGCAATGCGCTTGCTACCGATTGCGGTGCTCGGTTTGCTCTTGCTGTTTCAACCGATCGTTGCCTACATGCTGGATGTCGTGCTGTTTCAAATTGAAACAACCCCGAGGCAGTGGATCGGCATCCTTGTGACCTTGGTCGGCATTTTTGCCGCGGGCCTCAAGCCTAGTTCGAAGTAA